TGCCCGGATCAACCAGGTGGGACGCTCCTCCATGGTGGTGGGGATGCGGGTGGAGCATGCCGGCAACCCGCCCACCCATATCGCCTCCTGCTACTTCACCATGGTGGCCCGGGGTGGCGAGGCGGCGGAAGAAAGCCGCGTGCTGCCCCCGCTTGAGTATCGGGACGAGCTGGAGCAGCGCCGGGCCGAGAAGGCCCTGAAGGAGCGGGAACTGTACCGCCAGCAGCAGGCTGCCCTGAAGGAGCCCCCCAGCCGCGAGGAGTACGAGCTTTTGCAACGGCTGCACCTGGCCCAGGACGATCCCGGCTTCAGCGGTCTCAAGGCTGACCGTCTGGTGGTGGATGCCTGGGAGCGGATGTACCCGGAGCAGGAGTACGTGCCGCACCGCATCTTCGGCGGCTACATTATCCGCCGGGCCTACGAACTCTCCTCCATCTGCGCCGAGCTGGTGGCCCCCAACCGGCCGATCATTGCGGCGGTCAACCGGATCAACTTCTTTCATCCGGTCCGGCTGGGGGACAAACTGCACTACACCTGCCGGGTGGTCTACACCGACGAAAGCTTCATCTGCGTCGAAGCCGGCATCGAGCGGGTCAGCCGCGACCGCACCAGCAAGGCCCTCTCCAACTCCTGCCTGTTCACCTTTGTCAACGTGGACAGCGACCTGCGCCACCAGCCGGTGCCTCCCATCTACCCCACCACCTATGCCGAGGATGCCCGCTACCTGGCGGCACACCGCAGCCACCGAGCCATGGCCGGGCACTACGCCCTGATCTGAAGTATGGACGGAGATCAGGATATTTCCGCCGGCTCCTCCCGGATAAAGAGCAGAAACGCCATGGCCGGCCGCCGGCTGCTCTCCCGCATGGCGAACTGCATGCCGTCGAACCGCCAGCCTTTGGCGGTCCACTCGTTCAACGCCTCTTCAATGGCCTCTTCCGTCACATTGGACAGCTCGACAACCTTGTACTGCAGCATGGTCACCCCACAGCTTTTTTATTGACACGACATAAAAAATACACTAAATGGATAGTTCCTTTCCGGCGGAAGTTCAGCCGGTTGTCATCCACCCAGATGGCTGCTTAGCTCAGTTGGTTAGAGCATACGCTTCATACGCGTGCGGTCCGGGGTTCGAGTCCCTGAGCAGCCACCAAAACTTAGTCCGGCATAGTCCGTTGCAGTACAGAAGCCCTTGAGAAATCAAGGGCTTTTTCTTTTTTATTGTCCGCCGTTGTCCGTATTACTCTACCCGAATCCAGAATCCGTATCGGCGCCATGCCCCTTGAAGAGGTGAAGGCGCCGGACCCGCTCAAGGCGCTGCAACGAGTCGAGGCGAGAGGATTGCTTGAAACCGCCCACCGTGTCAAGACCATCATCGCTCAGGTACTGCGCCATGCCATCGTCCACGGACGACGGGCGGATCGTGACTGCACGGCAGACGTGAAAGGCGCGATCCGTGCCGCATTGAGCAAGGTGATGCTTGCAGGAAAGGGGCTCAACGTCATATTCTCTTGAAACGAACAACATGGCTCATGACGGTGCCACAATGCGCCACGGCTCTGATCTCACCGTGTTTATTGGTGATTTATCGAATTCACCAGAACACAAGGCAGTTTTCGGAGCCTTCGTTTGTCCAGGCAGACCAGAGGACGACAGTGGCTCGCGCCCAACTGTTTCTGTCCAAGAAATCAATTGGATAGCCTTATCCTGTCCCCTTTTTCTCGTCAAGTTGTCCCTCGGAGCGCTGCTTCGTCGACAGCTGCGGATATTCTGGTATACTCGGCTCGGGAGAGTTCAGACGATGAGAACCGCCGTTACCATAGCTCTGTTCTGCGCCGGCGGCGGGCTGGCCCGGTACTATCTTTCCGGCTGGATCTACAGCCTGGCGGGGCGGGAGTTCCCCTGGGGGACGCTGGCGGTGAACGTGATCGGCGCCTTCTGTATCGGCGTGGTCATGGAGTTGGGAATGCGCGGCACCCTGCTGCCCGAAACGTTGCGGGTCGGGATCGCGGTCGGCTTTCTGGGCGGCTTGACCACCTTTTCCACCTTCAGCTACGAAACCTTCACCCTGCTGCGGGACGGGCAGTTTCTGGCGGCCTTCGCCAATGTGCTGGTCAGCGTGCTGATCTGTCTCCTCTGCACCTGGCTCGGTATCGTAACGGTGCGGTCGCTCACCTGACGGAGGCTCGGCATGACAAAACTGATCGGCGAGCAGCAGTTGATGCGGATTTTCATCGGCGAGGGGGATCGCCACGGTCAGCGGCCGCTCTACGAGGCGCTGGTGGAACTGCTGCGGTGCGAAGGAGTTGCCGGCGTCACCGTGGTGCGGGGGATTTGCGGTTTCGGTGCCAATCGGATTTTTCACACTCAAAAGCTGCTGGATCTCTCCGCCGACCTGCCGATTATCGTCGAGGCGGTGGACAGTCCGGAGGCGATCAGCGCCGTCATGCCGCAGATCGATGCCATGATGAGCGGCGGCATGATCACCCTGGAGAAGGCCACGGTCATCCGTTACAGCCACAAGAAGCCATGAACCGGGAGGGGGAGAAGATGAGCATACGATTCGTCTGTCTGTCGTCAACGGGAGCATTGCTGCTGCTGGCGTCGTCGGTGATGGCCGCCGAGAAGCCGCATCCGCCCTACCCCCACTACTGGATGAGCATTGCCACCTCGAACCAGAGCATACCGGGCATGTCGGAACAGATGGCCGGCATGGCCGCTCGGTTCGGCGGACGTGGTGCGGCCTTCGGACCGCGACGGGAACTGCTGCTGCAGCTTGAAACCCCTCGGGTGGTGCAGGAGCCGAAGGCCGACCACCTGATCCCGCCGGGACAAAAGATGGGTGAGCGTCTTCCCCTGGTGACGCCGGTACAGGAAAAAACCGACTACCGGCCGGAACGGGGCGAACGGGAGAAGCCGGAACAGATTGAAAAGCCCAAGGTGCGGATGCTGATCTACTGGGGCTGCGGTGATACCGTGCCCAAGGGGCAGCCACGGGTGGTCGATACCGCCACCATGTCCCCGGCCGAGTTCGGTCGCGCCCTTGCCGGCCGCAGCGCCAGTCCGCAGACACCGCCCCTGCCGCGTAAAGGCTGGACCTATGCCGATTGGCCCAACGCCGATGATCGCCAGGACATCCCCAAGGATGCCTCGCTTCTGGGCAGCCACCAGGTCAAGGGGAATTACCTGCCGGACATATCGTTCGCCCTGGACCAGAAACGGGATTTCATGGTGCCGGTGGAATTTTCCACCATGAACCGTACCGCTGCCGGAGCCTGGCAGTTCCAGTGGAAGGCCATTCCCACGGCCAGTGCCTACTTTGCCACCGCCATGGGGCATAACCAGAAAACCGGAGAGACCATTGTCTGGTCAGCCAGCGACGTTCCCGAAACCGGTTTCGGCCTGATGGGCTACCTCACCAACGGCGACGTGCAACGATTTCTGAAAGATCGGGTCATCATGCCGGCCAGCCGCACCAACTGTACCATCCCAGCCGGTGTGTTCGGCGAGGTCGAGGGGGTCATGCTCCAGTTCATCGCCTACGGAGAAGAGTTGAATATTGTGCATCCGCCGCGGCCGAAGGATCCGAAACAGCCCTGGAATCCCCAGTGGTCGGTGAAGGTGCGACTCAAGTCCACCGCCTCCTCGCCGCTCATGGCTGCCGACGGGGAACAGGAAGATGCGCGCCGCCGCCCGGCCAAGCGCTCCGATGGCGACGACGAGCGTCAGGAACCGTCGTCCCGTCCCGAAAAACCGGCTGGGGGAGTGCTGGACGGTTTCAAGGGACTACTCGGCTTCTGAACCGCAAAATCTGCTGGAACTTGGCGGAACCGGTATGTTAAGCTGCTGCAATTGATGACGGCCACTGGCAACGGGGCCGATCCTCAGGAAACCTCGTTCAGCACTACCGACATACCGCCTGGATTTGCACCATGGAACCGGGACGGACGGCAACAGAACGCCACACTGTCACGCTTTCGCCGACAGTTTGTCCATAGAACGCACCGTCCGCACAGATGGTGCGTTTTTTCGTTTGGAGCGATGATGAAAAAGAACGTCACCATACCCGAACTGTTGCAGATGAAGCGGGAAGGACACAGAATCGCCGTCCTGACCGCCTACGACTACCCCACGGCCCGCCTGCTGGACGGTGCCGGGGTCGATGTCCTGCTGGTGGGGGATTCCGTCGGTGTGGTGGTTGCCGGCCACGAGAATACGCTGCCGGTCACCATGGAGGAGCTGCTCTACCATGTGAAGGCGGTGGTCCGCGCCAAGCCCAAGGCGCTGGTGGTGGCCGACATGCCGTTTATGTCCTGCCAGGCCGGTGAAGCCGAAGCCTTGAAGAACTGCGGCCGGATGCTACAGGAAGGGGGCGCCCAGGCGGTCAAGATCGAAGGTGGCGTGAACATGGCACCGATCATCCGCTCCGTGACCGGGATGGACATTCCGGTGATGGGGCATGTGGGGCTGACCCCCCAGTCGGTGCACCGCATGGGGGGCTACCGGGTGCAGGGGCGCAAGGACCAGGCGGAGCGGATCGTCGAGGATGCCCTGGCGGTGCAGGAGGCCGGTGCCTTTGCCGTGGTGCTGGAGGGAATTCCGGCAAAACTGGCGGCCCGCATTACCGACATGCTGGAGATTCCCACCATCGGCATCGGTGCCGGTCCCTACTGCTCCGGCCAAGTGCTGGTGATCCACGACATTCTCGGCCTGTGCGAGAAATATTCCCCCAAGTTTGTCAAGCGCTATGCCGACCTCTCACCGCTCATCACCGAAGCGGCACGACAGTATGTGTCAGACGTGAAAGATGGTATCTTCCCCACCGAGGAGCACTCGTTCACATGAAGTTGATCCATGACGTGCAGGAGATGCAGCAGACCGCCCTGGCGCTCAGACGACAGGGGAAGCGTATCTCCTTCGTTCCTACCATGGGTTTTCTGCACGAGGGACACGCCTCGCTGTTGCGGGAAGGACGGCGGCAGGGGGATGTTCTGGTGCTCTCCATCTTCGTCAACCCGACCCAGTTCGGCCCCACCGAGGACCTTGACCGCTACCCCCGCAACCTGGCTGGAGACTGCGCCTTGGCCGAAGCCTGCGGCACGGACATCGTCTTTGCACCAACGGCCGCAGCGATGTACCCGCCCGGCTTCCAGACCACGGTCTCTCTAGGGCCGCTCACCGCCCCCCTCTGCGGGGCCAGTCGCCCCGGCCATTTCAACGGTGTGGCGGTGGTGGTGACCAAGCTCTTCGGCATCGTGCAGCCGGATATCGCCTTGTTCGGTAAGAAGGATTTCCAGCAGCTTGCCGTCATCCGGCGGATGACGGCCGACCTGAACCTGCCGGTGGAGATCATCGGCATGCCGATTGTCCGGGAACCGGACGGCCTGGCTATGTCGTCGCGCAACAGCTACCTGTCGCCGGAAGAACGGCAGCAGGCCCTCTGCCTCTACCGGGCACTGCTGGCGGTGCGCGAGCTGTTCGAGCGGGGAGAAACTTCGGCGGAGCTGCTGCTGACGGCGGCCCGTGCGCAGATCGGGGCGACTTCCGCTGCGGTGATCGACTACCTCGAACTGCGGGACGGCATCACCCTGGAGCCGGTTGCGCAGGCCATCAACGGCACCCTGCTGGCCCTGGCGGTGAAGATCGGCTCCACCCGTCTCATCGACAACACCGTGCTGGGAGAGGAGCTCTGATGCCCAACAAGGCCCGCGCTACCCTGGAAACCCTCTACCGGATTTTCACCGTACCGGAGGCCCCGGACTCCACCCTCGGCAGCATCGATCACGCGATCACCGACGATGTGGCCGGGTTCCTGCGCAATCATATCGTTGCCGTCGAACGCCCCCTGGAGGAGATCGAAGCCAGCTTCTCCTCCTGCGCCATCCCCGAAGAGCCGACCTATGTTTCCGACTACACCGAGTTCGTCAAGGAGAACCTGGTGGCCCAGTCGGTGCACACTGCGGCCCCCGGCTTCGTGGGGCACATGACCTCGGCGCTTCCCTACTTCATGCTCCCCTTGGCGCGGCTCATGACCGCGCTTAACCAGAACCTGGTCAAGGTGGAGACCTCCAAGGCGTTCACCCCCATGGAACGCCAGGTGCTGGCCATGCTGCACCACCTGATCTACCGCTGCCCCGACGACTTCTACCCTCCTTGGATGCATAACAGCCAGGCCGCCCTGGGGGCCTTCTGCTCCGGCGGCACCATCGCCAACATCACGGCGCTCTGGGTGGCCCGCAACCGCCTCTTTGCACCGGAAGGGGAGTTCCGCGGCATTGCCCAGGAGGGGCTGGCCCGGTCGCTGCGCCACCGGGGCATTGACGGCATCGCCGTGCTGGTCTCCGAGCGGGGACACTACTCCCTGGGCAAGGCAGCCGACCTGCTGGGGATCGGCCGCGACCATCTGATCAGGGTGCCGATCAACGAGCAGAACCGGATCGACCTGCAGGCGTTGCGCAACGAGTGCCGCCGCCTGCAGGATCGGAACATCCGCCCCCTGGCCCTGGTGGGGATCGCCGGCACCACCGAAACCGGCAACGTGGACCCGTTGGGAGCCATGGCCGACCTGGCGGCCGAGCTGGGCTGCCACTTCCACGTGGATGCCGCCTGGGGCGGACCGACCCTCTTCTCCGACCGCCATCGCCATCTTCTGGCCGGTATCGAGCGGGCCGACTCGGTCACCATCGACGCCCACAAGCAGCTCTACGTGCCGATGGGGGCCGGCATGGTGGTGTTCAAGGACCCCACCGCCGTCTCCGCCATCGAGCACCACGCCGCCTACATCCTGCGCCACGGCTCCAAGGACCTGGGCAGTCATACCCTGGAAGGATCGCGTCCCGGCAAGGCACTGCTGGTGCATGCCGGTCTCTCCATCATCGGCCGCAAGGGGTATGAACTGCTCATCGACCTGGGGATAGAACGGGCCCGTAC
The window above is part of the Trichlorobacter ammonificans genome. Proteins encoded here:
- a CDS encoding hotdog domain-containing protein gives rise to the protein MTTPVETSLHRTLPLTDDLKARRRYMVVDEPVAGNFRFGLLLEDLDIMAEQAALGYARSIHPDAKVVTAAIDNIIVRHVVDIDRDIQIDARINQVGRSSMVVGMRVEHAGNPPTHIASCYFTMVARGGEAAEESRVLPPLEYRDELEQRRAEKALKERELYRQQQAALKEPPSREEYELLQRLHLAQDDPGFSGLKADRLVVDAWERMYPEQEYVPHRIFGGYIIRRAYELSSICAELVAPNRPIIAAVNRINFFHPVRLGDKLHYTCRVVYTDESFICVEAGIERVSRDRTSKALSNSCLFTFVNVDSDLRHQPVPPIYPTTYAEDARYLAAHRSHRAMAGHYALI
- a CDS encoding DUF4177 domain-containing protein — protein: MLQYKVVELSNVTEEAIEEALNEWTAKGWRFDGMQFAMRESSRRPAMAFLLFIREEPAEIS
- a CDS encoding phage integrase central domain-containing protein yields the protein MPLEEVKAPDPLKALQRVEARGLLETAHRVKTIIAQVLRHAIVHGRRADRDCTADVKGAIRAALSKVMLAGKGLNVIFS
- the crcB gene encoding fluoride efflux transporter CrcB; this encodes MRTAVTIALFCAGGGLARYYLSGWIYSLAGREFPWGTLAVNVIGAFCIGVVMELGMRGTLLPETLRVGIAVGFLGGLTTFSTFSYETFTLLRDGQFLAAFANVLVSVLICLLCTWLGIVTVRSLT
- a CDS encoding DUF190 domain-containing protein produces the protein MTKLIGEQQLMRIFIGEGDRHGQRPLYEALVELLRCEGVAGVTVVRGICGFGANRIFHTQKLLDLSADLPIIVEAVDSPEAISAVMPQIDAMMSGGMITLEKATVIRYSHKKP
- the panB gene encoding 3-methyl-2-oxobutanoate hydroxymethyltransferase, whose amino-acid sequence is MKKNVTIPELLQMKREGHRIAVLTAYDYPTARLLDGAGVDVLLVGDSVGVVVAGHENTLPVTMEELLYHVKAVVRAKPKALVVADMPFMSCQAGEAEALKNCGRMLQEGGAQAVKIEGGVNMAPIIRSVTGMDIPVMGHVGLTPQSVHRMGGYRVQGRKDQAERIVEDALAVQEAGAFAVVLEGIPAKLAARITDMLEIPTIGIGAGPYCSGQVLVIHDILGLCEKYSPKFVKRYADLSPLITEAARQYVSDVKDGIFPTEEHSFT
- the panC gene encoding pantoate--beta-alanine ligase, yielding MKLIHDVQEMQQTALALRRQGKRISFVPTMGFLHEGHASLLREGRRQGDVLVLSIFVNPTQFGPTEDLDRYPRNLAGDCALAEACGTDIVFAPTAAAMYPPGFQTTVSLGPLTAPLCGASRPGHFNGVAVVVTKLFGIVQPDIALFGKKDFQQLAVIRRMTADLNLPVEIIGMPIVREPDGLAMSSRNSYLSPEERQQALCLYRALLAVRELFERGETSAELLLTAARAQIGATSAAVIDYLELRDGITLEPVAQAINGTLLALAVKIGSTRLIDNTVLGEEL
- the panP gene encoding pyridoxal-dependent aspartate 1-decarboxylase PanP — protein: MPNKARATLETLYRIFTVPEAPDSTLGSIDHAITDDVAGFLRNHIVAVERPLEEIEASFSSCAIPEEPTYVSDYTEFVKENLVAQSVHTAAPGFVGHMTSALPYFMLPLARLMTALNQNLVKVETSKAFTPMERQVLAMLHHLIYRCPDDFYPPWMHNSQAALGAFCSGGTIANITALWVARNRLFAPEGEFRGIAQEGLARSLRHRGIDGIAVLVSERGHYSLGKAADLLGIGRDHLIRVPINEQNRIDLQALRNECRRLQDRNIRPLALVGIAGTTETGNVDPLGAMADLAAELGCHFHVDAAWGGPTLFSDRHRHLLAGIERADSVTIDAHKQLYVPMGAGMVVFKDPTAVSAIEHHAAYILRHGSKDLGSHTLEGSRPGKALLVHAGLSIIGRKGYELLIDLGIERARTFADLIDRHPDFELTSRPELNILTYRYCPAAVQQRLAEADPDERDRINGLLDQVCQLLQKYQREAGKTFVSRTRLRISRYGGEITVLRSVLANPLTTDEILASVLEEQCEIVRQPEIHALLEQIG